TACCCGGGGCCGCGAAGAAGATATCGCGTTCCCTGAAAAAAGGCTGTATCGTCACCGATGCCGGAAGCACTAAGGCCGAGATAGTCGCCTCGCTTGAACGTATTTTACCGAAGGGCGTGGATTTTGTCGGCTCGCATCCTTTGGCCGGTTCGGAGAAACGGGGCATCGTATTCGCGCAGGATAATTTATTTAGGGGTTCGATCGTCATAATGACCAAGACAAAGAAGACAAAAAGAGCGGCGCTGGCTAAATTGAGCAGGTTCTGGAAGTCCCTCGGCGTGGAGAGGGTCGTAATAAAATCACCTGAGGAACACGACAGGATAGTCGCGGAGATAAGCCATCTTCCGCATATTGCCGCCGCCGCGATCATCAATACGGCAAGCGACAAGTCGCTGGAATTCGCCTCGAGCGGATTCAAGGACACGACCCGCATCGCGGCGAGCGATCCCGTCATATGGCGCGATATATGCGTGACGAACAGGAAAGAGATATTAAAGGCGCTTGAAAGATATGAGCGCAATATCGCCAGGCTTAAGAAACTGATAAAGAGCGGCTCGGCCTCCCGCCTGAGCAGGGAATTCGAGCGTTCTAAAGCGAGGAGGGAGAAGCTAAGTTGAGGCGTCCAGTTATCGCTATCGATGGCCCTGCCGGTTCAGGGAAGAGCACCGTAGCGAAACTCGTAGCGCAGAGGCTCGGCTTCCTATATATAGATACCGGGGCGATGTACCGCGCGCTCACCGTTAAGGCGCTGCAGACAAAAACTGACTTAAACGACGAAACGAAGCTCGGCGCGCTCGCAAGGGCGACCGATATAAAGTTAGAGCAGTCCAGCGGTTCATTGAAAGTTTACCCTCACACCAAAAATTTTAGTGCGAGGGTCTATCTTGACGGCGAGGACGTGACCTCCGAAATAAGGACGCCTGAGATCACGAACAAAGTCAAATATATCGCGCGCGCGAAACCCGTCCGAGAATGCATGGTCGCCAAACAGCGCAAGCTTGGAGAAGAAGGCGGCACGGTGATGGAGGGCCGCGATATCGGGACTGTAGTCCTTCCGGACGCGGACAAAAAGTTTTATATCGACGCCTCATTTGACGTCAGGGTGGCCAGGCGGCACAAGGAATTGAACGGGAACGGCGCCGCCTTAACCGAAGAGGAAGTAAGAAAAGACCTTAAAATACGCGACGAGAGCGATTTCAACCGCGCTATCGGCCCGTTGAAGAAAGCCGATGACGCGATAGTCGTAGATACGACAGACCTGACGATAGAAGGCGTCGTGGATAAAGTCTTGAGTATTATAAAGGCCTTATAGATAATGATGTATTTCCTTGTAAGAAATACTTGCAAGCTGTTCCTTTCCATGTATATGGGTTTCAGGGTTTACGGGCAGGAGAATATCCCTAAGAAGGGGGCTTTTATCCTGGCCAGTAACCACGTAAGCCATCTCGACCCGCCGGCTATGTCGGCCGCTTCGCCGCGCAGGCTTCGTTTTATGGCGAGGCGTACCTTGTCAGATAACTGGTTGTTCAGGCAGGTGGTCGGCAGGTGCAATTTGATCCTTGTAAACAGGGACAAGGGGGATATCGGAGCTATGAAGACGGCGATCCGCCTCCTCAGATCCGGTAAGGCAGTCTTTCTATTCCCGGAAGGGACGAGAAGCGAGACCGGACAGATGAACGAGGCCCAACCCGGCATCGGTTATTTGAGCCTAATGACAGGGTCGCCTATCGTTCCGGCTTATGTAGAGGGAACGGATAAGGCCCTGCCCAAGGGCGCGAAACGCATAATACGTACGCCAATAGCCGTACATATAGGAGATCTGATCGATCCCAAAAAACTCGATCTTCCGCGCGACAAGAAGGAGGCCGCGCAAAAACTGGCCGATCACGTCGCCGGGGAGATCAAGCGCCTGGGAGACTCAGTAAAGAAGTAAAACCGAAAAGCAATAAGAACTAAAAAATCCAAAAGAAAGAAGGGAGTTACACGGAAATGGTTGATGAGAAGCATGAAGAAATGTCCAAGATCTACGAGGACAGTTTTAAAGACATAAAGGAAGGCGATATCGTAAAAGGCAGGGTGATCGGCATCACGGCGAAGGATCTTGTCATCGATATCGGTTACAAGTCCGAAGGCGTTATCTCGTTCGAGGAGTTCAACGACCCGAAATCGATAAAGGTCGGGGACGAGCTGGATGTCCTCATCGAGGCGAAGGAGAATGACGAGGGCATGGTCGTCCTTTCGAAGAGGAAGGCCGAGCGCATGCAGGTCTGGGAGAAGATAATCGCCGAGCGCAAGGAAGGCGATATGGTCCCTGGCCGCGTCACCAAGAAGGTAAAAGGCGGACTCACGGTCGATATCGGAGTAGAGGCGTTCCTGCCGGCGAGCCAGGTCTTTTTAAAGGGCTTCGGCAACTTGAACCAGCTTTTAGGCCAGGTCCTTAATTTTGTCATAGTAAAGATCAACAAGCCCAGGAAGAACATCGTCGTTTCCCGTAAAGACGCCATAATCAGGGAAAGGGACGTAGCCAAAGGCAAGATGATGGAAGAGCTCAAACCGGGACAATTGATCCCCGGCGTCGTGAAGAACATCACCGACTTCGGCGCGTTCATCAATATAGCTCCCGGTGTCGACGGGCTATTGCATATCACCGACATGTCATGGGGAAGGATATCCCATCCTAGCGAGTTGGTCGCTGTCGGCGACAAGATAGAGGTTGTGCTCCTGTCGCTCGATAAGACGACCGGCAAGCTTTCTCTCGGCCTCAAGCAGAAGACGCCGAACCCATGGGAACAAGTCGTCACCAAGTATCCCGTGGGAAGCAGGGTCAAGGGCAAAGTGGTAAACCTCGTCCCTTACGGCGCGTTCGTCGAGCTCGAGAAAGGCATCGAAGGACTCGTCCATATTTCCGAATTCTCGTGGACCAAGAGGATAGGACATCCTTCCGAAGTCCTCGCTATCGGGGATATGATAGAGGCGGTAGTCCTCAATATAGATAAGGACAGCCAGAAGATCGCGCTCGGCATCAAACAGACCGAGATGAATCCCTGGACCGAGGTCGCCGGAAAGTATCCCGTCGGCACGCAGGTCAAGGGCAAGGTCCGCTCGTTCATCGATTACGGCGCGTTCATAGAACTGGAAGAGGGGATAGACGGGCTGCTCCATAATACCGATATCTCCTGGACCAGGAAGATCAACCATCCTTCGGAAGTATTGAAGAAGGGACAGAAGATAGACGCGGTGGTCATGTCTGTCGACGCCGAGAACAGGAAACTGGCGCTAGGTATGAAACAGTTGGTGCCGGACCCTTGGCCGGAATTCGTCGCGAAGTTCCAACCCGGCACTGTCGCCGAAGGGACGATAACGAAGATAACGAACTTCGGGCTTTTTGTCGAACTCTCTCCGGACCTCGAGGGCCTTGCCCATATATCCGAGCTCCCGGTCGAGGCGACAGGCAAGCTTGAAGAGTCATATAAAGTCGGCGACAAGGTGACCGTCAAGGTCCTGCGCGTCGATGATGCCGAAAGAAGGATCGCTTTAAGCCTGAAGGCCTAAAATGGACACAGTAAAACAGCTTGAGATAATTAAGCGCGGCGCGGTAGAGATAATAAACGAATCCGCCTTGGCCGGTAAGCTGAAAAAGAAGAAACAGCTTGTCATCAAGGCGGGGTTCGACCCGACTGCGCCGGACATCCACCTCGGCCATACCGTCTTATTAAGGAAGCTGAGGCATTTCCAGGACCTCGGCCACAAGGTCATCTTCCTTATAGGGGATGCGACCGCCCTGGTCGGAGACCCATCGGGCCAAAACCAGGCGAGGAAGGTCCTCACCAGGGAAGAGATAGAGAAGAACGCCAAGACCTACGAGAAGCAGGTCAGCAAGATACTCAAGACCGGCGATAAGGAACTCTTCGAGCGCATGCATAACAGCTCGTGGTTCGCGAAGTTCGGTTTTGAGCACCTCGTCCAGCTCGCCCAGCGCTATACGGTGGCGCGCCTGCTTGAAAGGGATGATTTCCAGAAGAGGCTGAAAGAGGGCAAGCCTATAAGCTTTCTCGAGCTCTTTTACCCCCTGATGCAGGGATACGATTCGGTCATTCTTGACGCGGATATCGAGATCGGCGGCACCGACCAGAAGTTCAATATGCTCGTCGGCCGCGACCTTCAGGAGGCCTACGGCAAGGAGCCGCAGGTCGTCATCACGATGCCGCTTTTGGTCGGGACCGACGGCGTCCAGAAGATGTCCAAGTCCTACGGTAATTATATCGGCATAAACGAGACCGCTAAAGAGATCTTCGGGAAAGTGATGTCGGTCTCGGATGAGCTGATGTTCGGCTATTATGAGCTGTTGACCGATGAGGATATGCAGAAGGTCAAAGCTATGCATCCGATGGATGCGAAGAAGAACCTGGCGTATCTTATCGTAAAAGATTACCATGGTGAAGAAGCCGCGGCGGCGGAGAAGAAAAGCTTTGAGGATGTTTTCCAGAAAAGGAAGGACCCGGCCGACGCTCCGGTAAAAAAACTTTCCGGCGGGCCGCTTAGCCTGAACCAGGTTTTTGACGGCGCGAGGGAAGAGTTCAAGGCCATGGGCATAGACTCCCGCAGCAAGCTGCTCTCTTTATTGGGGCAGGGGGCCATA
This genomic stretch from Candidatus Omnitrophota bacterium harbors:
- a CDS encoding prephenate dehydrogenase, translating into MIFKKVAIIGVGLIGGSIGEALKKKGLAGTVVGVGHRASSINEALARGAIDKGTLDAVRGVAGADLVIIATPVCLIPGAAKKISRSLKKGCIVTDAGSTKAEIVASLERILPKGVDFVGSHPLAGSEKRGIVFAQDNLFRGSIVIMTKTKKTKRAALAKLSRFWKSLGVERVVIKSPEEHDRIVAEISHLPHIAAAAIINTASDKSLEFASSGFKDTTRIAASDPVIWRDICVTNRKEILKALERYERNIARLKKLIKSGSASRLSREFERSKARREKLS
- the cmk gene encoding (d)CMP kinase is translated as MRRPVIAIDGPAGSGKSTVAKLVAQRLGFLYIDTGAMYRALTVKALQTKTDLNDETKLGALARATDIKLEQSSGSLKVYPHTKNFSARVYLDGEDVTSEIRTPEITNKVKYIARAKPVRECMVAKQRKLGEEGGTVMEGRDIGTVVLPDADKKFYIDASFDVRVARRHKELNGNGAALTEEEVRKDLKIRDESDFNRAIGPLKKADDAIVVDTTDLTIEGVVDKVLSIIKAL
- a CDS encoding lysophospholipid acyltransferase family protein, with product MMYFLVRNTCKLFLSMYMGFRVYGQENIPKKGAFILASNHVSHLDPPAMSAASPRRLRFMARRTLSDNWLFRQVVGRCNLILVNRDKGDIGAMKTAIRLLRSGKAVFLFPEGTRSETGQMNEAQPGIGYLSLMTGSPIVPAYVEGTDKALPKGAKRIIRTPIAVHIGDLIDPKKLDLPRDKKEAAQKLADHVAGEIKRLGDSVKK
- the rpsA gene encoding 30S ribosomal protein S1, with amino-acid sequence MVDEKHEEMSKIYEDSFKDIKEGDIVKGRVIGITAKDLVIDIGYKSEGVISFEEFNDPKSIKVGDELDVLIEAKENDEGMVVLSKRKAERMQVWEKIIAERKEGDMVPGRVTKKVKGGLTVDIGVEAFLPASQVFLKGFGNLNQLLGQVLNFVIVKINKPRKNIVVSRKDAIIRERDVAKGKMMEELKPGQLIPGVVKNITDFGAFINIAPGVDGLLHITDMSWGRISHPSELVAVGDKIEVVLLSLDKTTGKLSLGLKQKTPNPWEQVVTKYPVGSRVKGKVVNLVPYGAFVELEKGIEGLVHISEFSWTKRIGHPSEVLAIGDMIEAVVLNIDKDSQKIALGIKQTEMNPWTEVAGKYPVGTQVKGKVRSFIDYGAFIELEEGIDGLLHNTDISWTRKINHPSEVLKKGQKIDAVVMSVDAENRKLALGMKQLVPDPWPEFVAKFQPGTVAEGTITKITNFGLFVELSPDLEGLAHISELPVEATGKLEESYKVGDKVTVKVLRVDDAERRIALSLKA
- the tyrS gene encoding tyrosine--tRNA ligase; translated protein: MDTVKQLEIIKRGAVEIINESALAGKLKKKKQLVIKAGFDPTAPDIHLGHTVLLRKLRHFQDLGHKVIFLIGDATALVGDPSGQNQARKVLTREEIEKNAKTYEKQVSKILKTGDKELFERMHNSSWFAKFGFEHLVQLAQRYTVARLLERDDFQKRLKEGKPISFLELFYPLMQGYDSVILDADIEIGGTDQKFNMLVGRDLQEAYGKEPQVVITMPLLVGTDGVQKMSKSYGNYIGINETAKEIFGKVMSVSDELMFGYYELLTDEDMQKVKAMHPMDAKKNLAYLIVKDYHGEEAAAAEKKSFEDVFQKRKDPADAPVKKLSGGPLSLNQVFDGAREEFKAMGIDSRSKLLSLLGQGAIKLDGEKVSDAASPSFVPGKRHLLKIGRHFLNVDLS